The Bacteroidota bacterium genome segment TTTAAAATGATAATTATATCATTCGTTCATGATATTAATATGTTTAAATCAATAAAATTAATTCCTCTATATTGGAACTGGTTTATAATTTCTATTTAGCTATGAAAGTTTTATCTTCTAAACAAATTAAAGAAGCTGATATGTTTACCATACAGGAAGAACCTATCAGCGCTATTGATTTAATGGAAAGAGCTTCCCTTGCTTGCTTTAAATGGATATCAGAACATATAAACCAAACAATAACTTTTCATGTTTTTTGCGGTGCAGGTAATAACGGAGGGGATGGCCTTTGTATTGCAAGGTTACTTCATCAACATAATTATACGGTAGTAGTATACACCACTACTGAATTAACGGAAAAGACAAGTGATTGTTATGCTACCAATTACACGCGCTTAAAAACACTTAAAAACATCACCATTAAACCTATTAATTCTTCTGCTGATATTCCAATTATTGCTTCATCAGATTGTATAATAGATGCACTTTTTGGTATTGGTTTAAATAAAAATATTACTGACATTCAAGCGTTGTTAGTTGAGTCCATTAATCATACGCAGGCTACCATCATTGCTATTGATATACCGTCAGGTTTATTGGCTGATGAATCATCAGTTCAGGTATCAAGTATAATTGTTAAGGCAACTTATACTTTAAGTTTTGAGCAATACAAACTGGCTTTTTTGATGGCAGAAAATGGCGATTATTTGGGTCAGGTAGTAATTCTTTCTATTGGTTTGCACCCGGACTATTTAAAAAACTGCAATAGCCCTTATGAGATAGTTGAAGCATATCAAATCAAAGGCTTAATAAAGCCCCGAAATTCTTTTTCACATAAAGGGAACAATGGGCATGTTTTAATAATGGCAGGCAGCTATGGTAAGGTTGGGGCTGCGGTTATTGCTTCAAAAGCAAGTCTCCGTTCCGGT includes the following:
- a CDS encoding NAD(P)H-hydrate dehydratase; protein product: MKVLSSKQIKEADMFTIQEEPISAIDLMERASLACFKWISEHINQTITFHVFCGAGNNGGDGLCIARLLHQHNYTVVVYTTTELTEKTSDCYATNYTRLKTLKNITIKPINSSADIPIIASSDCIIDALFGIGLNKNITDIQALLVESINHTQATIIAIDIPSGLLADESSVQVSSIIVKATYTLSFEQYKLAFLMAENGDYLGQVVILSIGLHPDYLKNCNSPYEIVEAYQIKGLIKPRNSFSHKGNNGHVLIMAGSYGKVGAAVIASKASLRSGAGLVSIYAPKCAYNILQTTIPEAMVITDKNEKYISTIPDLNPYTSIGIGPGIGTGEKTANALHEIIMTCKKPMVIDADAINILAKHKDWLENIIPGTIFTPHPKEFERLVGPSKNNFERLALQLYFCKRYGVYIILKGKFTCITTPEGMSYFNPTGNAGMAKGGSGDMLTGILAALLAQGYSAKDTCIIGTYLHGLAADIAVKKTGEHALLASDCINHIGKAFIKIVG